The genomic window ATTTAATCATGATAGCAGGGCACGCTGGCTATTCATCATGAGATCTACTAATATCTCGCTCAGATTAAACGGATTTTAACAGTGATATAAAACATTTCAGTCTTGCACTGAATCAGAGATTAATACCTGGAAATCCCTTCAGTGACAATAACCGAGCACACTAATAGGAAAACTAGTACAGTCATCGACTACTGATCATGCTCATTGATGGATAGAAGCCCTTCAACGCATCTCAGACCAGGGATGTTAATGTTGGAATGAATACAAAATAGTTTATTTAGATTTCTTTCTAATAAATACACAATTGGGATCACAGATGACAATATGTAATAGAGAGATGAGACATTAGGTTCTTTGTTCTAAAGGAGCTGTACAAAAAGAGTGGAAAACCCACTGTAAGCACAATAAAAGCCAAGTGTCTCGGCAGTGTACACAACGCTCGTTCCTATCAGTTCTCCTCATCAGAAGAAATGCCTTCGATTTCATCACGGTCTCCACCAATAGCCATCCAGAATGCTTTGGCAACCTGACACAAAAGATAAATATATGAGGCACAGACAGTACAGGGGGACTTTTATTGTTTCATTGGTCATTGACCTTTCATTGTTAAGAGGGCCTCCAATCATGATGATAACAGGAAGTTTATAGCGGATGGCGGGAGACCATCTGTTTCTCTATGCAACCATAAAATCTGCACAGGTTTTTCAACGACTGTCGACACCAATGGAGGTACCCTTTATGCGTATACCCTGTTGAGTACAACAGTAATATGTATGTTCCTAGTTGAGTTCCATGTATTGAAAATGTGTCCCATTATTCATAGCTTGCAATATCTGCGGCAGAACTATTTTCTATCTGGAAAGTCATTCCCTTTGTAGAAGACATTCTCCCAGCTATGCCCGCTTTATAAGTAACATCCCAATAGTGTAAACTACTGAGGCTTTGTTGGGTTAGAGACAGCCTGTCCAGGCTATATGTCTATATAGACCATATCCAGGTAGGTATTATAACATATTTTACCTTTTCTGCATGAAGTTTTCTTTGTTCGTGTGGCATAGAGGCAGCTTTATCTGatgagggaaaaaaaattaaataattacaCAACACAGAGACTCAATTTATTTAGCCTCTGGTTAATGTCAAACAGTCCAATATATAATGATTTATATACAACCAACATTCTGTAGCACTGGTTTGGTCTTCCCGTGCACAGCATGCACTGTAACCAGCAGAGGGGATACAGGAACTTTTCTCCATGTTATCTGCCTCCTTACCCACTGAAACAGTATAAGGGCTCACCGGGCTCAGACATAGGGAGGTACTAGTAATGGCGTGAACAGCCGGTCTTCTAATAGCACCCTGCACCCACAGGACATGTATTGCCAGGAGAAGCAACCCAAGATTTGTCCAGCAACTTGTTTTACATCGCATCAATTCATGTAGCCAATTTGGCTAGTGGAATGGTATCtaaactggagaacccctttccaGATGTTCATAGGGCATATAATAAAGTAACTAAAAAACGACCACAGAAAATTCTGAATAGCAGTGTCAACTTTAACCATGGTTCCATATTGAGGACAAGAACTCAAGTATAATTTTCAGTACAGTACTACCTTTCATTTCCTGAAGTTTACTGAAAAGTCGGCCAAAATTCTCCAGGTCCCCTTCTCCAGAAGTAAGGCTGGCGAGTTCTCGGATATCAAGATCCAACATTGGGTCTAAGGATTATAGTAAGGGGGGGTTGTTAGTAAAACAAGTGAACCTCAACACTTTATCAAACGGCTCTTGTTGCTTCTCCACATGGACAATATGGAGGAAGCAAAAGTCCTGTCTTTCCTCTACTGTGTATGTCACCGTGTCTGACCAACAATGCATAACATGTGAGCTGTGACAATGGAAAAGCATATATCAGGATTTATAGTAGGagtgactgtgtataggataacCATAGCACATCCTAGTGGCTGAAGACTTACCTACTACGGAATCAGCCTGAGAATCACTATGGCTGCCAGAGTCACCAGCACGCCCCtgctctgtggatggcactgcGGCGACTCCACTCGACACCGAGACCTGAAAGGCATCATATACAATTTAGCGCGATTCCTAcataaaataacatttttcacCAAGCTCCCTGTAGCAAAGACACAGCATTTTGTCATCACACATGGAACAGAAAAGGAAGTGATGTAATTCATTGTCCTGGAGGACTATGGGAATAAACTACTTATGCTTTAATAAAATACATGGCAAACACAGCAGCATTGCCTCAGATTCTGAAAATCCCATAAACATAATTACTCACATTATCTTGTGGTTCCCCATTACTCTCAGTACTGAGGTTCATAGCTGTCAATGAGCTGAAGATCCCATAGGATTGCTCTGAAATTACACAGATATGCATTGAATTGGCAAAGTTGACTGTATGTATGAAATACATGGAGAATATTAGCACTACCAATATGGTACACATAGTAAGGTGGAGCAGACACTTATTATTTAGCTGGTATCAGCTAACCAATGAACATATTGGCTATGGCTGTGTGCTTTGGATCAGGTTTCCAaaaagacaatgaccctaagcgCACAGCCAAGACAGCCCAGGAGCGGCTTAGGGAAGACAACTCTGAATATCCTTGCGTGGCCCAGCCACAGCCCTGAATTGAAGCCAATTGAACCTCTGTAGAGAGTCTTGAAAATGGCTCCACCGATGGTCCCCATACAACCTGGCAGAGAATGGCAGAAAATGCCCAAATCTAGGATGTGTAAACCTTGTGGCATCAtagccaagaagactggaggctggAATCGCTGTCAGAGGCGCTCTAAATACATATCATAACAACTATTTCGTTTTTCCTTTTCAATAAATTTACAAAGATTTCTAACATCTTCATCATTATTGAGTGCAGATTGATGGGGggaaacttgattttttttttttcttttaagtgaaaaggtctgaagactttctgaaCACACAGTACATCACTGTTTGTATGGCCACTAAAACTAGTTCTGCCAACATACTTTTTGTTAGTTACACGGCAGTGATGTCGGTCAATATGTTTATTGGTTACCTAATAACATCTAAATAACTAGTTAGTGCCACAATTAATAAAACATGTCTGCCTAAACAGCAGCACACCtgcccacaggttgtgtgtggtattgcagtttcaTTAaagggtagttaaaaaaaaaacttcttttaaatcaaatggtgacaggaagtgcttaaaaaaaaaacagtatttatcagctgctgtatgtactgcaggaagtggtgtagtcttttcagtctggagagcaggagaggagaatacaccacttccggtaggacatacagcagctgataagtactggaagactggagacatatcaatagaagtaaattaaaaacaaaagtgccagatttgtaaaagaaaaactttttgatgaactacccctttaatgttagtgGAGCTGAGCTTCCATATCAGACACAGATCATGGACAGGGGCGGCTCTGTTCTAGGAGAAGGCAACAATGTTTTACTATTCCtgtacaactcctttaaaggggttatccagcgctacaaaaacatggccactttccccctactgttgtctttagtttgggtggggttttgaaactcagttccattaaagtaaatggagcttaattgcaaaccgcacctgaactggagacaacagtagggggaaaagtagccatgtatttgtagcgctggataacccctttaatacctggtATCATATTCATAGTGTTTCCACCGTTACTTGCACCACTTACCGCTCTTCATCTCAACATTGGACCATACATTGGCATTTAGAGCTTGAATTATccgtgtgacaccagtagattctGGGAAATCATCTGCAATTCAGAAGAATGAGTGAACAGTCAgaactagtgataagcgaacttACCGAACGTTTGAagaacctgaatgctcagcatttgatttggtggctggagaagtaggatgcagccataggactgccaggaaaacatggatgtaggctgtatctatgttttccaggactccctaatggTAAAATaaggttggatgaagccctatccatgtttttttcacagccctagggctgcatccaacatccccAGCCATCAGGACAAATGCCGACAACCCAAATGTTTGTtacgtttgctcatcactagtcagaacATAATTCTTAGTATGCCAAATTGGCTACTTACCATCTTCATCTGGAAGTTCCTCAGGATCCAATTCAACCAACTCAaaaccatgctgtatacaccactCCTGGGCGCTCTGTCGGCTCACACCTATACAGAAAGCAAGGACCTGATCACACCTCAATCCTATTCAGAAGCATGCCAAAAATGATCAAAAgcttgaaataaaaaatatagatgCAACCTGACTTTGGTCCTTAGAAACATTTTCCTTTTTATTGGTAATGTGGACTGGAATATAAAAGGACaattgccatgaaaaactttttcccagtaattgaagcacattgcaaagttatataactgtgtaatattcttcaatcacctatctgccctcccttccctgtcttttcccccctccaccccccaccaggaagtgtcctgactcacacagacctgattactgtcgtcaccgtcaccaagctcttctctcagctccttctcctgttacagcagcccccgctcccctgccttgtcaggtgactcagcttgctgagctcccattggctgaacaactgcaagccatcacttggactggggaggggggggggctgctgtaacaggacctagagcagccctcctgctgatgactcatcctcacaagaaagagctgcctggtgacggtgacggcagtaatcaggtctgtgtgagtcaggacacttcctggtggggggtggaggaaggaaaagacagagaagggaggcagataagtgactgaagcatattacagagttatataactttgtaatgtgcttcaattactggaaaaataaGTTTTTCATGGCATTTGTCCTTTAAGCTGCATCTATACTAAAACATTCAAGCTACAAAAATAGTTGCCATTTTTAAAGACTAGACTACTAGGTTCCTTCCAAATGATATAAAACACAGATACAAGTATATGCCCttgagagaagctgctgagcacaAACTTCAGAAAATGAAGCTGGTGTGAATGGGGTCTGACACGTGGTCCTATGCTGAGCTAGAAGCATTGGCCCTCTGCAGGCTGAACTGCTGTACTGCTGGTCAGAAAAGGCTACAAGTGGCAGGGCATCTTCTATAAgcatcatgtacagtatatcacctTACCTGTATCACATGCACGATCACACACCAAGATCATAACATCTAGCAGCCAGTCTTCAAGCAGCGGAAGCCAAGGAGACACCTTTTCCAGACCGGATTTCTGTCAATAAATATGAGAGTGCTGTGTTATAGGAAGAGAATATTCATAGGTGAGACATATAGTTTTATTAATCTAAATTCCAGAACAACCTATCAGTATGCTTTTGGAATGTGAAAGGGACCCGAGTACTCAGAGGAAGACCACACAAACTCCATACACAAAGTGTATTTGCTTGGATGTGAACCTAGATGATTACAGAACAAACAGGCCTTTGTTTACTAGGAATATCATTGTGCCAAAACTACCGTACCAGATCGGGAAGTTTGCCCAATCCAGTCCCAAGGAAGGCCAGGAGGTCATGTGTTTTCTGTTATATTGCACAAATGACTTAAGCTTTCCCCTACTAAATGAAGCAAGACATACACATAAGATAGCCATCATGCTGCTTTATCATCAGGCTGCATGCACCCTGTATTAGGTACTTTGGGCAGCTTAGGACTTTTCCTCCTGATGCCTCTGCCCAGTCTGTATAAACCACATGTGGTAAAGGCCAGTGTCACACAAGTGTAATATGGCCACATTGCATGCGTATTATGACCAGAGTTGGGCCAGTATTTGTTGTATGGGAACTCACCTCTAACAAAGGTACATTTATACATGAgatatttactgtatagatgTTGGTAACTAGATCTAGGACTAGGTCACATCACTGCTGAGCATTTTGGTTTCTCTACTTCTACAGTATAAGACCATACTGCTCATATAGGGTATATTAGGTGTTTGCTGTATATGTAACTTTCTAATATCTAAAAGTATGGGCTCGGCAAAGGATTATCAGGTGGCTACATACTTGAAATTTCCACTCAGTGGACAAACAACTAGTGGAAGCTATTTCAGAGTGTTTATCCGCTTGGAGGAAAAAACACTGCCTGAAATGTTTTCCTTGGTATCCACACATTTACTCAACAGCTGTTGAATCACTCATGTGAAAGGTTAAGGAAAAGTAGCAAAACTCCGACAAAGCATACTCTCACTTTTTGCGCATTACGTACCTTGTTTCTTTAGCTTCTGACCTCAGATGCCCTCTATTGTTGGCCAGAGAGTCATTTTGGGGAGACCACTCATCTACTCTATAGTTTGTCCGGTATTTCCCTGGTACGTCAGCTCTTTGTGAGCCTCCTTATTGGACCCTTTTTAATCCAATCTATCATCTACTTTCTTCTTATCTTTTGACCTTGGCTGATCTCTTCTTCTTTATCTTTGCCTATCCTTCCTGGGTCCTTTTAGAAGGCCAAATGTGGGGCCATCTACAGAAGCAAAGGAGcgccgatcagtgagatcagcacttgtttgcagaCAGTGCCTTCAGAAGACACATTCAACCGTGCTGCCTGGTTGCACAAACAATCCCTGTATCAttcatgcggccatttaaatatattgctgttgGACGCATATcccatttacacagggagatgtgcagatgaaaattatatattttagcGCGGCACAAAAGATGCAGTCAGCTGAGGATCTGGAATTTTCCCGCTCCTCAGCTGCTACTTTTACATGGGCTAATTATCAGCCGTAGCAGCGCTAATAGCAACTATCCTTGCCAATAATCGCCCTGTTTAAAAAGCCCCTTAGTTACGGCACGGATCCCTTATTGTGAATGAAGGACAGCTCTACAGTTACAGTGTGAATCAGGCCCAATATTACAGTGAATCTCTTGTGAGTGTACTATTAGCACTATTTATGACCATGACATAACTTGTAATTTTTCAGCAGTTTTCCCCCTCTATAAAGTTCCATCTTTAATTGTCAGTTTTCCCTTAGGAGATGAAACCTATCCTTCCTCCATAGACTTGACACGTAACACTTACTGTTGTGCTGTCAAAGTATACAACGAAGGCCTGGACAGACTCTGCCACCTGGGGGGTAACATGTGTTGTGCCGGGTACAATGCAGATATTCACATTGGCCGAATAATACTTGTTGTCTATCCTCCATGGGTACTGTCTGACTTCCTCAGCTTCTTGTACAGGTGCAGGAAGCTGTTCTGACCCAATGATCTCTGCAAGAGAAAGAAAATGTACAATGGTGTATGAGAAGAGGATGAAATATGGCTAACAAAAGAAAGTTTGTCACTTGGAATAATATACCTGACCACTTCTACCTGACCGCACCCGATCCCCAACGAgctaaacttctgatatgtcgtACAGCAAGGTTACCTCATCAGGGGTGCAGTACAACAAGGTTACCTATGCTTCAGATATTGGGGGGAGGCGACCCACAAATATTTAATTTGTGGGTCGCCTCCCCCCAATAGCTAATGCAGAGGTAACCTTAATAAGGTAACCTTGTTGTAGACACTTATACTAGAAACCCCTTCAACATGACATGCTTGTGTACCAACCGGCCAAGTTCACAACAAGTACTGGGGTTCTGTTCATGACAGCAGCAAGAGCCTATGAACTCTTCCCAGCCCCATGTGTGCTCAGTGTGTACATACACATCATGATATAGCGGAGTAGTCCTCATCTACATTGCCTCTCCTATTGACTTTCTATTAAGCTTTCCAAGCTAAAGAGCGGTGCCCGCCTCGCAGACAGTTGTAAAACACAGAGCGGCCTTCTCAGACAGCCGGCTCCTCCAAGACAAATGTTATCCCAGGAATGTGCTTTGAACATGTGCCTTGTGCGCCTGGCTCGCGAGAGGAGCCCAATGTGAGCGAGAAATGTGCACACAACACAGAAAAGGCTTCTGTCAGGTTTCCCGACAACTGGCTtgttgtcaccccctttgttgaCAGGAATTAGAATCACCCCTTCCACATCTCCACCAAAGGCATGCGAGGCTTGGTCTAGCCTACATGATGCTTGCCATATTTTGGGTTTATAGGATGGGCACATATAAAACAGCACATTAGGGTAGCCACTGTGACCAACTCACATCTTCGCTACAGAAAACCATTGCATTAAAGGCCAACTCCGCCCTGGTCTTATAACTGGATCTCCAGGTTCTGGCAGACAGACGACGCTTCTTTTGCAAGTTTTAGTTTAGCTTTTGGGTGGTTACTGTAATGAGAATCCTGGAAAAACTGTGCTAGTCCACCCCATCCAATCTGGACCACcacagctgcagtataaagcatgggggaAGGACAGAACAGCGATCATCTGATCACATGGGTGGTGAGTTACAAATTACCAACATAggtatggctctgttcacacctacATCACAGCTCCTGCTGCTTAAATAATGCTGCAAGATGATGGAACTGTGACAGATCCCACTAAAGTCAATGAGGTCTCTCGGGATCTATTGGCATCCATCATGCACCGGCTTCATTTACTCCCTCTGCAACGGAGGGgtaccctaaggctacattcacactactTACACAGTATCCGTTTACCATCCATTTATTGTACGTGCTGGAAGTCCTTTGGCCTCTGTCAGGTTGGTATGTCAGTCTTTGTACTGACGGCACTCTTCTGTACAGAGACATCCAACAAATCAAAGTCTAAGTGTGACGTAAGATATAGTGTGCAAAGCAGCTAAAATTCAGTCAAAGCAGTTAAAAATAACCAGTCAGATCCTCATTGCCCGATATACTGACCCCAGGTTCTGACAGATGAGGAGAACAATATTCTGACACTGTTCTTTTCTCTATCTGATGCTGCACACCACAGAAAAACAACTTTGTATGGTGCAAGCAAGTGTCTGCTATTCAATCACAGGGGAGGGGACATGACCCAGTCCCGCACCTTCCTCCCGCCAGCCAGGCGCTTGCCGAACCTTCCTCCCGCCAGCCAGGCGCTTGCCGAATCTTCCTCCCGCCAGCCAGGCGCTTGCCGAGACTTCCTCCCGCCAGCCAGGCGCTTGCCGAACCTTCCGCCCGCCAGCCAGGCGCTTGCCGAACCTTCCTCCCGCCAGCCAGGCGCTTGCCGAACCTTCCTCCAGCCAGGCGCTTGCCGAACCTTCCTCCCGCCAGCCAGGCGCTTGCCGAACCTTCCTCCCGCCAGCCAGGCGCTTGCCGAACCTTCCTCCCGCCAGCCAGGCGCTTGCCGAACCTTCCTCCTGACAGCCAGCCATGCTGCCCCTTCCTCCTGACAGCCAGCCATGTATAGCATATTTTATGGAGACGACTGTTGCATTATCAGCTTGGATGAAAGCTATAAACTTTTACATAATGTGCACAGAAGTACAAAATGTTCACTGCAGAAAGGATCCTAGATATACAGGTCTAATGATGGCCGCCTCATGTAAAATAAGCCATAAGGGATGAAcactaagggggaaatttatcaaagggtgtaaaatttagactggtgcaaactgcccacagcaaccaatcagagctcagctttcctttcagcactgcctaaagctgagctgtgattggttgtagtGGGTTGTTTGTGccagtctaaatgttacaccctttgataaatctccccctaaaactATCTCACATCCATGCACCTCTAGCATCCCTAGCACTTCCCGATGTACGGATAGCACAAAGCACACTGGCAGAAAAAGCCACCTCTGCTTACCATGCTCCACTGCCAGGATATACTATGTAACTGATGAAATAAATCCCTCAGGAAAGATGTGACATGGCCAGTAACGTGGTCTCTAACCTGATCATTTGCACTCACAACCATAAAGATCTGTGCAAAATGATCTCCATTGCGGGGAAGAAACGCGATGGAACTTGTATAGTTGTGTAATAGAGTCAGgagaaatacaatataaaaagagAATGCTAGAAAATAGCATAAAGGCTCCAACACACATGTACTGATCCTCTATGGCAgtgcacataaatatatatatggagactggatactgtactgatacagctgtAGCACACAGTCCGTGCATGGACTGTGTATACGTGGGAATCTGGCCTGAGACTTGTAAGCAGTTTTGTTGCGACATAGGGTCTGTGCGTTGCAGACAGCTACAGATGTACATCCCTACTGCTGTCCATAGCTATGGGTCTACGGCTAAAGACATATGGATGTAACATAGCAATGAATAGAAGATAAAGtactaggcctcattcacatgtcggTAAATTCTGCAGACTCACAGacggtgaatgcctgtcctggactgtttccagagtatcatgccggcagcgggaAAAATTGCAGGGAAAATCTTTGAATGTCTGTGGCGCTGTAATGGCAGAACCGTGCAGCTATGTCAGTACAGTGCTGCGGAGATTCAAACGGTTTCCACTGTATCAACATCATGCTGGCCAACAATCCAGGAGCAGCATTCATCCTATTTCATATTGGTATTTGAGAtagtggaaaataaaaaataaattcccACATACTTACCCTATTTGTTTCCCTGGTCGCCACCACTGTCATGGAGCTCCAGTCCCCACTGTGATCTGGGTCGGCACAAGCGACTGTCTGttcagttaaaggacaactcacacgaaatttttttttagcttatttaacacacattacaaagttatataactttgtaatgtggttaaatacccggtctgtcCCCCGTCCCCCACTTTCGGGTTGAGGTTGCtcgaagccatgtgatgcgctccagccaatgaaaaggctgtcggtgcgcaagcgcactggcagccttttccatccccaggacccggaagtcagagacatcgctggacggcggtgacggtgagcgGGCGGGACGGCGGgcaaatggagtggcgatcgtcaccggagggatggtgagtatggtgtctgttttttttttggggggggtcccgcgggagttgtcctttaataaaggggtattccacttaaattaAACCTTCAATATGCTGCTGCCCTCCTACGTCATCTTTGGGTCCCAACTGAGCGATCCCACCTCCACTTACATGATGGATATGGGGAGAAataccagtctttcctttatgacttgttctctatttattttctgtttctggctttggcttcaataattgcactggaaaatctgtctgtgccggctcagGGTCTGAGTGCAGATGCCtatcaaaagtttatttaaagtgccagtgcactcacacacactgcagatatggTCCATATTTACCATCAGTGTTTTTAAAGCCAAGACCAGGAGGGACAATAATGTGGACATGTTACTTCTCATCTTTGTAGCCATTCCTTAATttggtgtcactgtctttttttttttttgttgaagaaatcaataatacaggcgattttaagaaactttataattgggtttattaggcaaatatgccattatctgcatgtaaaaagacttttcccaggtccccacccctctctctctcattcactgctcattatcaggaaatctcgactcttttacatcagtcaggtcctgtctgttctatggagacaggaggggggaggagggagattagtcagcagcagagaacaaaggattacacagtgggagctgcctgacagtgctattcagaggtcagagaggtcagtgctgtcagaggagatagcctggtgatatagctgtaaattaactctttgttgtcctgttttggtgcctcatctccctccacccctcctctctccataagagaaccaagaagacagggggagagatttaaactgctttttcatgataaaaatgcattttttggctaataaacccaattacaaagtttcttaaaatcgcctgtattaatgatttctgcatatatatatatatatatttttttttttattattattattttttaaaacaacagtgacactttaaaatactGAGCACATCTGCATTGTGTGAATGAAGCCGCCATAGATATTAGCTGGCTGTTAGCGGAGAGGGGGTTATTCACACAGCAGCTGTCTCAGcagtccagggatgatgggagtggtagtctcCTAGGGCCCTGATGGTGACATCTGTGCTCTCACCTCTCTGCATGACCACACCTGTACACCAGACCCGGACCCCCCCGCTGCTCGCCCCCATTTACAGTGTATCCATCCGCCGGGTGTCAGCACAGCATCATTCCGCACAGGACTCCATGCCGGTGACATTACAGCACACCACTCCGTTCTCCGTGCTCACATATATAGACAGGACGCTCAGTCTTACGTGTCACTAGGTCTTCCTCGTTAAATCCAGCGGCACAGCTggtgaggagcacacaggggacagaggCCATGGCTGGACCGCCGCCGCTTCCGTACTGCAGCCTGGCCTACTTCCGCATGGCAACAGCCCAACTTCCTCATGGCAACTGTAGAACTTCCGCCCGGCCCTTCAAGTGCGAGGCTGGATAGTACCTTCCCCCTTTCTTCTGAATGGTACGGTCTGGAGCGCGTCTCGTCGTCATGGCAGCAGAAGTAGCGGTGAAGAGATCGGGTCGCAGGGCTGCGCTATGGCCGGACTATCGGGGGGCGCCGACCCAGTGGGCCGCCTCCTGGTGCAGGTACGACACCGGGCACAATGCGGGCACGGCACTGTGCCCTAGAACGGACGAGTCTTATCTGTATAACGTTATTATATTATC from Dendropsophus ebraccatus isolate aDenEbr1 chromosome 1, aDenEbr1.pat, whole genome shotgun sequence includes these protein-coding regions:
- the AAGAB gene encoding alpha- and gamma-adaptin-binding protein p34 codes for the protein MASVPCVLLTSCAAGFNEEDLVTQIIGSEQLPAPVQEAEEVRQYPWRIDNKYYSANVNICIVPGTTHVTPQVAESVQAFVVYFDSTTKSGLEKVSPWLPLLEDWLLDVMILVCDRACDTGVSRQSAQEWCIQHGFELVELDPEELPDEDDDFPESTGVTRIIQALNANVWSNVEMKSEQSYGIFSSLTAMNLSTESNGEPQDNVSVSSGVAAVPSTEQGRAGDSGSHSDSQADSVVDPMLDLDIRELASLTSGEGDLENFGRLFSKLQEMKDKAASMPHEQRKLHAEKVAKAFWMAIGGDRDEIEGISSDEEN